A part of Campylobacter concisus genomic DNA contains:
- the fliY gene encoding flagellar motor switch protein FliY yields the protein MMNDFFNIFSNELKATIEGLTGRAPEVGERNEFDAPTQNGIKPPVVMANISLSGDINAKTEIVCTPVLISAISEWMMGEEEISKNENLGSDELDAAKEIFSNLFSAFSTSLGAQKGMPKINFEVINVNFLDENSSLDFSVYEKLFLFNVKIEDLSEHIGFACDHSLMKFFEPTKTEAPAAPASTPHVAKGDFSAEEMRNIGLIMDVRLPIRVRIGSKRMLLKDVLTMDIGSVIELNQLANDPLEILIGDKVIALGEVVIIDGNFGIQITQIGSKRERLQQLK from the coding sequence ATGATGAATGATTTTTTTAATATATTTTCTAATGAATTAAAAGCTACTATCGAAGGACTTACGGGCAGAGCTCCAGAGGTTGGTGAAAGAAATGAATTTGATGCACCAACGCAAAATGGCATAAAGCCGCCGGTAGTGATGGCCAATATCTCTTTGAGTGGCGACATCAATGCTAAAACAGAGATAGTATGCACTCCAGTTTTAATAAGTGCCATTAGCGAATGGATGATGGGCGAAGAGGAAATTTCAAAGAATGAAAATTTAGGCAGTGATGAGCTTGACGCTGCAAAAGAGATATTTTCAAATCTTTTTAGTGCCTTTAGTACATCTTTGGGTGCTCAAAAGGGTATGCCAAAGATAAATTTTGAAGTAATAAATGTAAATTTTTTAGATGAAAATTCTTCGCTTGATTTTAGTGTTTATGAAAAGCTATTTTTATTTAATGTAAAAATCGAAGATCTAAGCGAGCATATCGGTTTTGCTTGCGATCATTCGCTAATGAAATTTTTTGAGCCAACAAAGACCGAAGCACCAGCTGCACCAGCAAGCACTCCTCACGTAGCTAAGGGCGATTTTAGCGCTGAAGAGATGAGAAATATCGGGCTTATAATGGACGTTAGGCTGCCTATTCGTGTTCGTATCGGCTCAAAAAGAATGCTTTTAAAAGATGTGCTTACCATGGATATTGGCTCAGTTATCGAGTTAAATCAATTAGCAAACGATCCGCTTGAAATTTTGATCGGAGATAAGGTAATAGCCCTTGGCGAAGTTGTCATAATCGATGGAAATTTTGGCATCCAGATCACTCAGATAGGCTCAAAACGCGAGAGGCTTCAACAGTTAAAATAA
- a CDS encoding LOG family protein: protein MNNELVSDLLNFPNVLKYKNKNVTFFGSARFDEENFYCKKAYELAYKLNALGYAILTGGGDGIMRAANKGAFDSAKSPSIALNVRLPFEQNTNPYVTAKYLFSNLSPRKFALTDRSVAFVVFPGGFGTLDELFEILVLAQVGSKKVKIFLFGSEFWQGLDEFIKNTLVSQKTIKKEDINLYKITDDLELIANEILAI, encoded by the coding sequence ATGAATAATGAATTAGTTAGCGATCTTTTAAATTTTCCAAACGTCTTAAAATATAAAAATAAAAATGTTACCTTCTTTGGCTCGGCTAGATTTGATGAAGAAAATTTCTACTGCAAAAAGGCTTATGAACTAGCTTATAAGCTAAACGCGCTAGGGTATGCCATCTTAACTGGTGGTGGGGACGGCATAATGAGAGCTGCGAACAAGGGCGCATTTGACAGTGCAAAATCGCCAAGCATAGCCCTAAATGTGAGACTTCCGTTTGAACAAAATACAAACCCTTACGTCACGGCAAAATATCTCTTTTCAAATTTAAGCCCAAGAAAATTTGCACTCACCGATCGCTCAGTCGCATTTGTCGTCTTTCCGGGCGGCTTTGGTACTCTTGATGAACTTTTTGAAATTTTAGTACTTGCTCAAGTTGGTAGCAAAAAAGTAAAAATTTTTCTTTTTGGGAGTGAGTTTTGGCAAGGGCTTGATGAATTTATAAAAAATACGCTAGTTAGTCAAAAAACAATAAAAAAAGAAGATATAAATTTATACAAAATCACCGATGATTTAGAGCTTATTGCAAACGAAATTTTGGCTATTTAA
- the mnmA gene encoding tRNA 2-thiouridine(34) synthase MnmA, protein MKVMVAMSGGVDSTMTAKFLQEAGHEVQGCYMMLHQKPGYHEENIRKVKKVGEYLGIKVHILDLQDKFNEFVYDPFVKLYKEGKTPNPCALCNKFIKLGALLDFAKANGCEKLATGHYVQVIDGFITCAKDPSKDQSYFLAQVPKEILKDVIFPLGDKFKKDIKELARSVKVLEEFATQAESSEICFVEDTYIEVLNKHYNTNLPGNVVDKDGKIIGRHQGYMHYTIGKRRGFEVFGAHEPHFVIKINADKNEIVVGTKDDLAQKVVELENVNLFIDKDKFDCETKIRYRSPKLDAFVEVDKENKTAKLTLNQNALGVAQGQLCVMYDGDKVIASGFIKG, encoded by the coding sequence ATGAAAGTAATGGTCGCAATGAGCGGTGGTGTAGATAGCACTATGACGGCTAAATTTCTGCAAGAAGCTGGTCATGAAGTGCAAGGTTGCTATATGATGCTACATCAAAAGCCAGGATATCACGAAGAAAATATCAGAAAAGTAAAAAAAGTAGGCGAGTATCTTGGCATAAAGGTACATATTTTGGATCTGCAGGATAAATTTAACGAGTTTGTCTATGATCCTTTTGTGAAGCTCTATAAAGAGGGCAAGACGCCAAATCCTTGTGCTTTGTGCAATAAATTTATAAAGCTTGGTGCGTTGCTTGATTTTGCAAAGGCAAATGGCTGTGAGAAGCTCGCTACTGGGCATTATGTGCAAGTTATTGATGGATTTATCACATGTGCAAAAGATCCTAGCAAGGATCAAAGCTACTTTTTAGCCCAAGTGCCAAAAGAGATATTAAAAGATGTTATTTTCCCGCTTGGGGATAAATTTAAAAAAGATATAAAAGAGCTTGCAAGAAGTGTAAAAGTGCTTGAAGAATTTGCTACGCAGGCAGAAAGTAGCGAAATTTGCTTTGTGGAAGATACCTATATCGAAGTTTTAAATAAGCATTACAATACAAATTTACCAGGAAATGTGGTTGATAAAGATGGCAAAATAATCGGCCGCCACCAAGGCTATATGCACTATACTATCGGTAAACGCCGTGGTTTTGAGGTTTTTGGTGCTCATGAGCCACATTTTGTTATAAAGATAAATGCCGATAAAAATGAGATCGTTGTGGGAACAAAAGATGACCTGGCTCAAAAAGTAGTCGAGCTTGAAAACGTAAATTTGTTTATAGATAAAGATAAATTTGATTGCGAAACCAAGATAAGATATAGAAGCCCTAAACTTGATGCTTTTGTTGAGGTTGATAAAGAGAATAAAACAGCAAAACTAACGCTAAATCAAAATGCACTTGGTGTGGCACAAGGCCAGCTTTGTGTTATGTATGATGGCGATAAGGTTATTGCAAGTGGATTTATAAAAGGCTAG
- a CDS encoding helix-turn-helix transcriptional regulator encodes MLNELYNDAEYKTLLEHISSQYKGKVVLDRKQTAAVLGIGISTLDLRISQGRDIPRYIKMGDAKNSRIAFAITDIAAYIFQKRVKTCS; translated from the coding sequence ATGCTTAACGAACTATATAACGATGCAGAGTACAAAACGCTTCTTGAGCACATATCTAGTCAATATAAAGGAAAGGTGGTTTTAGACAGAAAGCAAACCGCAGCGGTTCTTGGTATTGGTATATCCACTCTTGATCTTCGTATATCGCAGGGTAGGGATATTCCTCGCTACATTAAAATGGGCGATGCGAAAAATTCTCGTATAGCTTTTGCGATCACTGATATTGCGGCTTATATTTTTCAAAAAAGGGTTAAAACATGCTCTTAA